tgccaaagaaaaggaaaaaatatccaGTGCctctagtttttcttttatgtcagtcagtcagcaggaTCTTCTGACATCACTGACCATAATTCAGTACAATAATTGGGTGTTAGAGTTAGACTAGTCAATCAAGGAGAATGATCCATTTGGATGCAAATGAGCCAATCACGCGCGAACGTTTCAGAGACGACGTTTATGGTCGTCTCTGAATTATGAAGGGCAGAAACAAATTCTTCCTTGGTTCAACTATAGGTGGTCCCCTCCACAGACGATCATGTGTGCAAAACAAagagtacccccccccccctagaaTTGATTACATGAAACACTTGACTGACCCTTTAGACAAGAATCcttatttaattaaaacaaataaataaatgatgccAGAATACTTGCATCCATATTTACATGATATGCACCCTCATCAACTTAGGCACTTCTCTGAAATGtgttattatcagtgtttcccatttaCTTTTGCCGGTTCCATGGTCATGTTACACTGCATAAAAGCATACGAGAATGTTCTCCTGGGACACTTGATTTGAGTGAAGAGACAATGATAACGGCATAACCACTACCAATGTGTATCCTACTAAGTCAAGACGAAATGTCTGCAGTAATAAAAATGGTCTTGGCCCTTCATCCAGATGGGGGtcccttggaaaaaaaataatcaaatttagTCTTGTGGGTATGATAATGTGTCTATAGTATTCAGGCATTTATTGTGATAGTATTCTAATCTACAACGGTATCACAAAATTGAGTCCTGCATGTTCTAATGTTTCTAAATGGATTTACGCTTGAACTGATGAtggctgtcaaacacacacgttcTCAAGTGACACTTGAATCTGCATGTTGAGAATTGTAATGTTTTCTCTCGGACGTTTGTTGTGGCTGTGCGGGTCTGTCATATGCAGACACACTGTGTGTAGCCTGAGTTGTCGCCCATTGTACAATTAGTCAACAAGTTAATCACTGCCAAGTAAATGTGTgtgggatggggtggggggggttgcgGGGCAGTCGCAGCACCACTCCCTGCTGTCAGAAAGCTAACCAGGTCAGTGCCTTAATTTGAGTCTCAGTGCTCTCCCTTGCAGAGCCACAAGGGATACAATTATTCTCCCAGCGTCCCATTCGTCTGCGACGCGACAGTGAAGAAGTTTATGTGCCTGGGAGTGTGCACACGAGCATAACggcatgtgttttattttaataatctgtCTTGGAGTGGAAGGAGTGCAAATCAAATATTCCCATTGTTCTGAGATTCAGTCAGAACATTTTGCCTCGAGTGTAATGCATCGACTTGAAAGCTGTCGTGTTGCTGTGACAAAAAATttgagatgagggagagagaaaagcagattTAAAGATATGATTCAATTTGGGGGCTCCATAATCACAGCCGTAATACCATTTACACACGATAAAGTTTCTTCCTGACTTTTCCACAACCCCGACTGCAGACTGACTGTACACTGGAGCCGCAGACTTTTCTattattccactttttttccactctctctctctgtcatcagCAGCTTATTTTTGTAACTcgatttccatttctttctaatctcttacaaatatttttatagAACTTTCCAAACCGGCAAAAAGTGTCACATTTTCTGCAACCCATGGTGTTTGAAGCTAATGAATTTTGATGGACTAACAGACTAATTAAAATGGGTTCAGTGTCGTTACTCTCAAGTGGTTATTTCTCGAGCCCAAAAAGGATACaatgcactttttctttttttagatgtTGCTTGAAAAGTCTTTAGGCATTTGCCTCAAACCACATCTTTGTGAAAAACATTGGGGAGAGTGACACATAACCATTGTGTCCAAAACTCAGAGTGATGCGGTGCTCACAAAACTAGCTCTTATCAAACCAGAAACCACAAGATCAATTTTCTTGGTTGAGGATCTGAAGGATCTTGTGATCATGATGAACAAACCTTTCCCTCCTGCTCTCGCCCTGAACTAAAGCTGCTCTCTGTCACCAggtactttctctctctggaatGTTTTTCAACCGTTCAAGTGCTCTTTCACGAAGGCCAGAGAGGCATTGAGAGGGCTTCAGGATCGTGGTGGAGTAAAGATCGGTTAAATTAGTCCACCTCCCGCTCAGACGCTTCTTTTATTCTGAGGGTCAACGCCTCCCTCCCTGTTTACCCACATAAATTGTTCGTCCCCTGTGCTCCGTCTCTATACTTTCCCCCCACACAAGTGTCCGTCTGGACtgtgagaaagaggaagggacAGGAATTTCATCAATAATATCATTAGTTCCTCGACATCCCTGTTTTCCATTACCTCAAATGAGTTTCCCCTTTGTGGGATACCGAAATGAAATGGCTGCAGATGGACCCACAGCACCGTAGAACTATTTACAAAGCAAAGGTGACATCTGCTGGCAGAAAGGATGAACTCCCTTCACGCCATTCAGACTTCACCTGTTGCATTTTACACGTTGTCTTAATATATCGTATCATCCCTGTCACATCAGTGTGACCTCTGGCTAGAACTTCATGATTTGAAGTCCATCAGTACACACCTCATCACACTAAAATAGTTAATGGGAGCTAAATTCAGCCACACATACAAGAGACAACTCTTCAAAAAACAGTGACTCGTCCAATCATATTTCATGTcatagttagatagatagatagatagatgttttgtaattacaaaaaaatctgttgctgtTAAAACATCAAAACAGCAGAAAGACAATGATAAGTTAATTGTAGGATATTGTGTTCTCTTTAATGACAACTGACAATGACATGCTATTCCTTGATCTTTGTAAAATAACTTCAATAAATATTGAATGCACTACTTTTGATATGGAATGCATTTTGTTGTTTACTTTTCCCTATAGACCCATTAACATTTTACTACCGAAGCCAAAAGATGGCAGAAATATATATGAGTTTAGCATGTCACAATATGACCTCCCAGAGTCACACTGTGGCTTACCCCAGatgcattatatatatttaaataaaaggaTGAGACACAgcaaaaagctgaaatcatgAATTTAAACAATGATTTCTTTTGAGCAAAATGATGTGgataaaacactgacaaagctcAATTAAAGTTGTCAGATGAGCTGACTGTTTGTTGTGAGATGCTTCAATGATTTTCCCTTTAATGACACAATTTTGATAAAAGTTACGAGAGCCAACACCAAGACATATTCTCTTAAAACAATCAAGGCTTACGTAAATTGTGCACTTCTTCAATCTGTATGGGATCTGGCTGATTACatgaccatcatcatcatcttcatatGAAAGATgcagacaataataataataataaaaataataataataatgagtcaATAAATTTCTGACTGTTAATCATACACCTcatcatgtacaaaaaaaatgacaaaacaaatatagTGGCATTCCTGCTCAAAAAGATAAGCACAATTACTGTATTTGAAAAGAAGTCTTAGTGAATGGCCTAACGGTGGTTTTGAGGCCAAAGGTGAAATAGTGGATGAAGATGTGTCTCAGGGTCTGATCTCTGAGACCATATATGAGCGGGCTCAAGCCCTTAGGGAGAATTAAAAGAGtcaaaaagaggaaatactCAATATGAATGGCCACAGTACGTTTCATGTTCCACCTGCCACCGGGGTTTATCATAGTGAACAGAGTAGAGGAGAGACACAGGCACAGCTGGATCAGATGCAGCAGTACTGTCCTGTGGGCTTTAGTGACATTTTGACTATTAGAGGAGGCTGACTTCACAGTAATCATGATAGCAATGTATGTGTAAATGATGACGGTGCTCACCATTACAAAACACATAATGGTGAAGGTCGTGAATATGGTGGAATAAATCTGTAGATGCAAGACACTGTTCCTGCTGCAGACTGTCGGTACAGTGGAGCCTTTGTTGTCGAGACTGACAAACACGACAATCTGGGTGAACGAGTCCATGGAGGCCACTGTCCATATCACGGCGATGGCCATGCCGGTCCTCCTGGTGGTGGCAATGTCAGCGTGCCTCAGTGGGAAACAAATGGCCACATACCTCTCCAAAGACATCAGGGCGAGGTTGAGCGGTGACATTTTAGTGGTGACTACCCCGAGCATTCTGATGACGACACACACATAACTGATCATTCTGACCATGGTCACAGCAAAGACGTACAACAGGATAGTGACAAAAAGTTGCAGAGACTCGGTGAGGAGCAAGTGACCGAACAGGATGTAGCGAGAGGACTCGAGCAAGAGAGGCTTCCTCAGCAGGGCGAACAGCATGACTGCGTTTATGTACAGGAAGAGAAGACCCGGCAGCAAGGACAGCATCACTCTGACAGGTTTCTGATACAGCATCTCCTGGGTCACCTCGGTTGTGTCATTCATGACCGCAGCTTCACGCGGTGTCTGTAAAGGCACATCGGAAAGATCCTTGATCAGCATTACGAACAGCCCTGTAATGTGAAGCCTGTGTATattcaaataacatttttttaggagttaaaaatacaaaaggaaTGTAACATACAACAATTAGGAAGCATCACAATGAATATAAGAAACTTCCGAAATCCATAGGACCTGTGAAGTTCAAGACATAATGAGCAGATTTGTTGTGTGCCTGAGACACATCACTTACATCCTGCCAGCTTGGTCTGATTTCATTTGAAGATGCAGTTTTGGGGGACAAATCTGCAGAGTGAATCAGGTCCTTTCTTTTTATAAGTTACCTGTGTCTTGACATCATCATCTGCGACAGTTCAACAGCCAGTCACAGCCCTGCTTCTTTGAAGGAGGAGTAAGAGTTACAGAAATTCTGTgccaaagcaaaaaagaaaagtttactTTCCACCCAATTTAGCATAAAGATAAATCACaactgttctgttgttgtttcacatTGTTGAGCTTCCGTGCACAGTTTAAATATCCATCAGCCTGGTGCACATTCAGCTGGAAACGTCAATTGCAACAACTATAAAACTGTGATGGAAAtttgaatataataatatgttaAACAATGACAAACAGTGGAACAAACGACGAACAAAGACCTTGAGCACTTACTTTCACGGAGTTGTTCAGTAATTTGCGTGGCCCACTGGTCCTTACCTACTGTATATTGGATAGATGACAAATGGTTCAAATGTTTGTGCCTGGGTTATAGTTTCATATCAAACAGTTTTGATACACTTCACTGAACAACATGAAGTTTTCTCTACTTGAATGGAATTTTTTGAAAGCTTGCTTTAAGCCtatgtgtttttgaaaatcgCAATCTATGTCCAAAGAGGAGGgttatgcaattttttttaacattatttacATGTTCTGTATCAGCATGTTATGTTATTATTACACCCGAAAATAGAGCTAAGGCTCAGAGGTGTTTTCCTATAAGATATGCTTCCATACGTTTACAGTTAATACAGGACAATGTAGAgttttttatgtatgtgtgcaaaTGCTTATTGTCTGGTTGTTTGATTGTTTAGTTTTAAAAGCGATAcctttgtgaagcactttgtgactttgtGTGAAGGATGTTgtataaaataaacattgctCACTTACTTTTTTACTAAATGAAGCCTCACCAGTTAggtttcatcctctgggaaTCCTGAACGTCTGTAACAAATTTCATGCAATCCACGCGTTTTACAAGTAAAATGGCAACTGCAACTGAgaccacttttatttttacagatgAACCCAAAGCTCTGTTCCCCTCTGCTCTGACCAGCACCTTGTACCATTTCAATCCTCTTGTCTGTGAAGTGTTTCAGCACCACAGCACAGTGGACAGCTCCCAAATGTTCACTGTGATTGACAGTGattgacaagaagaaaaaaaaaatgacagattagttttttatttttgaaaatggctTTGCAAGGTTGAATGACTGGTCAGTATTCTTGTGTTTGTCTTGTctgataaacacaaaaaaataaatcagtataAGCGCTAGTGTTTATATTCAAGTTAGAAGGTAAATTACAAAGACAGAGTTACTGTGGAGAATTTGTTTCGTTTGAAATCTGTGGTGAGCTGTTGCATCTTCTTGTCCTCTAAATTctgcacttttcattttcagttttatccCATATGTTTTTCAGTTTAGTTGAAAATGTTGAGAAAAAGTGCATGATGCAATCCAAAGTGTCTGTCCCTGTTGAGATCCGACATCAGCATTGTTTACAGACTCAAACCGCAGAATGATCTCAGCGGCCTGAGGTCTTTGGAGGACAGTCATTAGGCTTgatcaataattcaaatgttttcattgcacGTCTTATGCATGTCTCTGAGTGTGTTGATCTCCGCGGGGAAATTAAAACATGCATTTAATTCCCCAGCTCAGGAacaagaaggagaaaaacatgtcaCCTTTGTCACAAACTTtacaaaacttttttccccatctgtGTCTAAGATGgacttcttctctttcttcaaataaaagaaaaaggaaccaTTAAGTCATTTCTTTGTGTAACTGGGAGAGTCAGGGAGTGTTTTTACCAGAAGCAAGTGTGAGGACATAATTGAAAATTAGAAATAACATAATTTTTGATTTCACTACTCATTTGTTcccatttcaaaacacaaatactaACTATACAAGCATGGGTGACGCATGTTTGCTGCATCCATCTTTAATCATTGTTTGAATTCAAACATTACAAACACATCGACCATGATGCGATCACTCCAAATAAAAGATGACAACGAGGAGAGCATTACatttcagaaattaaaaaaatataaattgtaaAGGAGGAATAAAATCAAATCccagtgtttgaaaaaaactcaacaaaataAGGCAAAGCTGACAGACAAAGCATCTACACAACAAATGCAACATGATagttataatatttataataatataataataataataataatgttcgTCATTTCCTTAACTTTCTGTTAAATGGCGCTGATGCCTCTTGAAACATTTCTTCTATGGCTGCTGGCTAGATTTAGACTGAAAACTGGACATTAGCTgttgaaaaacagagaaagtgaaGACAATGGATTAAATTCACTCCACTTttcataaaatacacaaaagctATACgaaatgataaaatgattgttataaaatcatataaaataaatcacCACTTGAAAATGTAACACATCTCGCCGGGTGTCGCatatactttactttacttaccAAAGATATCCGTCCTTAAACTCCGTGAATTTGTGCCGGACCATAAATGTTGCTAGAGCATCTGCTACCTaacaacagatgaaaaaaaatcatgatcaaacacaaagaacaatTAACaggtaacaaacaaaaaccatagAGATTAAGCAGACTGGATGTTCAGGTAAACGTCACTTACTTTTTCAGGTGCGTCCTCGTGGACAGCGTGACCACACTGAGGGAGGACTTGCATCTGAAATTTCCCTGTGGACGGACAAACAGAGACGTGAATACAATCGAAGTCTGCTCATATGTTCTACAGTAACGACagttacaaataaaatgaaaaaaatggaagcTCTCCGTTTGTCCTCCTCACCTTGCATCTGTCCAATAGTGAGGTCTTTGTCGAGCCGGTCCACTCCTGCACAGTGTAACATGTCAGGGGTGAAATTGTTCAGTCAATGGCAAAAACGGCTTGGAATAAAACTTGAATTATATGTATTCCATCTGAACAAGTGGGACTTCCAGTCCAGATTTGTTTCATGTGTGCAGTATAAAATGAGAGATCTAACCTGCCAGCAGAAGCAGTTTTGGTACAGGGCAGGTGAGAAAGAGGGCAGACAGGCCTCGGAACCAGCCGTCCCAGTACTTTTCTGTCTTCGACAGTTCCACTCGCCAGGTGAAGATgctttcctttttcatctgCACGAGCAAGATAAACCCTTCAGGTACGTTTCAACCCTTCCTTTTCACTGCACACAATGTACAGAATATGTGACATGAAAAAGATGAGGATAAAGAGAAACAAGAACCTCCTGATCGTCTTCCTTCATTCTTTTCTTGttggattcttcttcttcatcctcctcctcttctatgATACCTTCACCGATGCTATTTGAGACTGCTGGACTGCTGGTGGTCTCCTCGCATCTGTGGACGTCAGAACAGCGGTGAGAAAAGCTCGCAAAAACATGCTTAATGTGCAGCAGATGAGAGCGCAGTCATACTTCTTCACTTGGCCTCCCATTGACACCCGCGCTGACTCGATGTTCCGGATCTGGCCACTCTTCACACTGACAGCAAAGGAAAAGAGCAGTTTTGAGCACACATATATaacaataatttcaaaaaagcTGCTTCTGGTTTTAGTAGATGTTCTTGTTGTGACACCGTTTTGCAGACATTAACCAAATAGCAGGAGAGAATAGTCGGGAATAATCTATCTCCCATTATGGCTCATATCT
The sequence above is a segment of the Scophthalmus maximus strain ysfricsl-2021 chromosome 2, ASM2237912v1, whole genome shotgun sequence genome. Coding sequences within it:
- the LOC118301102 gene encoding odorant receptor 131-2-like, which produces MLYQKPVRVMLSLLPGLLFLYINAVMLFALLRKPLLLESSRYILFGHLLLTESLQLFVTILLYVFAVTMVRMISYVCVVIRMLGVVTTKMSPLNLALMSLERYVAICFPLRHADIATTRRTGMAIAVIWTVASMDSFTQIVVFVSLDNKGSTVPTVCSRNSVLHLQIYSTIFTTFTIMCFVMVSTVIIYTYIAIMITVKSASSNSQNVTKAHRTVLLHLIQLCLCLSSTLFTMINPGGRWNMKRTVAIHIEYFLFLTLLILPKGLSPLIYGLRDQTLRHIFIHYFTFGLKTTVRPFTKTSFQIQ